One Apostichopus japonicus isolate 1M-3 chromosome 14, ASM3797524v1, whole genome shotgun sequence genomic window carries:
- the LOC139979778 gene encoding scaffold protein ILK-like, which yields MDDIFSQIREGNAVFVRVWLDKVENDPNQGDDHGFSPMHWASKEGHLNIVDMLISRGAKINSTNMGDDTALHLASAHGHREIVMKLLQCKADLNAVNEHGNTSLHYACFWGYEQIAEDLVNNGANINLANKFNHSPLEKAKPSLRKQLEEQAKEMGQEINKIPYRSNNWSGTKTRSRDGTLSRYAGIELKHIKMQTKINVGPTGEMWKALWQGSEVMAKFVRAPNVSQRVSREFAEQFPRLRIFSHPNIHPVLGCVNQPPSLVVLSEYVPYGSLHHVLHEATDIMITHEQMVSFALDIARGMAFLHAMEPLIPGYHLNSKNIMIEDDLTAKISMADTRFSFQNRGKMFYPAWMAPEALQRGQDDMNVRGADMWSFAVLLWEIATREVPFAGLSPMEIGMKIVGEGLRVEIPPGVSPHIAKLIKICMNEDPAKRPRFDMLLPIMEKMRV from the exons ATGGATGACATTTTCTCCCAAATTCGAGAAGGGAATGCTGTTTTTGTGAGAGTCTGGTTGGACAAAGTGGAGAATGATCCAAATCAAGG CGATGATCATGGGTTCAGTCCCATGCACTGGGCCAGTAAAGAGGGACATTTGAATATTGTAGATATGCTGATCAGTCGAGGAGCCAAAATCAACTCTACAAATATGGGGGATGATACAGCACTGCATCTAGCTTCTGCTCATGGCCATCGAGAAATAGTTATGAAG TTACTGCAGTGTAAAGCAGACTTGAATGCTGTTAATGAGCATGGCAACACATCTCTTCATTATGCTTGTTTCTGGGGATATGAACAAATAGCAGAG GACCTTGTCAACAATGGGGCGAACATTAATCTTGCCAATAAATTCAATCATTCACCATTGGAGAAGGCAAAACCATCACTAAGGAAGCAGTTAGAAG AACAAGCTAAAGAAATGGGCcaggaaataaacaaaataccCTACAGGTCTAACAACTGGAGTGGCACCAAAACGAGAAGTC GTGATGGTACGTTGTCCCGGTATGCTGGAATTGAACTTAAACACATTAAAATGCAGACCAAGATCAACGTAGGGCCGACAGGGGAG ATGTGGAAGGCTCTTTGgcaaggatcagaagtgatggCAAAATTTGTTCGAGCACCAAATGTTTCTCAAAGAGTATCGAGGGAGTTTGCTGAGCAGTTTCCTCGTCTGAGAATCTTCTCTCACCCCAACATCCATCCTGTGCTGGGATGTGTTAATCAACCCCCAAGCCTGGTGGTTCTCAGTGAATATGTTCCGTATGGGTCGCTGCACCATGTCTTACATGAAGCCACAG ATATTATGATAACACATGAACAAATGGTGAGCTTTGCCTTAGATATTGCTAGAGGGATGGCCTTCCTCCATGCTATGGAACCACTAATACCTGGCTACCACCTCAATAGCAAGAACATAATG ATTGAGGATGATCTTACTGCCAAGATCAGCATGGCTGATACAAGATTCTCTTTTCAAAACAGAGGCAAAATGTTTTATCCTGCCTGGATGGCACCAGAGG CGTTGCAACGAGGGCAGGATGATATGAATGTCCGTGGTGCAGATATGTGGAGTTTTGCAGTTCTCCTGTGGGAGATAGCTACAAGGGAAGTTCCTTTTGCTGGTTTGTCACCAATGGAAATTGGTATGAAG ATTGTAGGCGAAGGTTTAAGAGTGGAAATCCCACCTGGTGTTTCTCCACACATAGCTAAGCTCATCAAGATCTGTATGAACGAAGACCCAGCAAAGCGCCCTCGCTTTGATATGCTTCTGCCAATTATGGAAAAGATGCGAGTGTAA